The region CGCGCTCCGCATAACCGAGCTCGACGAGTTCGGCGATCATCTTGCGGGCCTTATCGCGCCCGCAATTGCCCTTCTTGATGATGTCGCCGATGACGACGGTCCAATTGTCAGGCTTCGACAGCAGGTAGCCCAGCAGCCACCGCGCTTCCATCGATAGCCGCGCGTCTTCGAACACATGGTTTGGTATCGCCGCATAGCGGGCATTGCGCACGCCCCGGCGGATGGTGGCCTCGCCGCTCATGTGCCGCCGCCATATCCCGCGCATCCCGCCATGCGCGTCAAAATTCCCATTGTCATTGCCCTCGTCTCATTCCGGCTGGTGATTTTTCGGCGCCAGCCCCGCCGCTGTCAGAAATCCCTGGAATCGCTCGACGACCCGGCGCCGCGCCGCGTCCTCCCGCAGTTCCGTGCCCTTCGCGGCCGTGCCGCTTTCCGTCACCCAGACGCTCCAACGCCAGAGCCGCCCAGGCGCGCGCGGCGGATAAACGGCGCCGATATCGACCGAGCCGCTCTTTGCGAGCTGCCGGTAGATCTCGTCACGCCATTGCAGTTCGCTGGTTGCCGCCGTCTTCATTGAGCCTCCAATGCCGCAAGCAGCAGCCGCGTGCCCTGCCCTTGCGCATAGGAAGAAATCGGGCCGTCGTCGGGTTCGGGGCGTAGCTCGATGATCACGGCTCACCGTCCCCGAATAGCGAAGTTTGGTGAAGTGGCAGGGCCTCTTGGATTTCTGGCCGGATGCATCCGAAGATGTCCGATTGCCGATATGCGTCGCGAATTCGATCGCACGCTATTTCGAAATAACCTTCGTCGATTTCCATCCCGACGAAATGGCGTCCCAGCTGGGCGCAGGCGACGCCTGTCGATCCAGAGCCCATATAGGGATCCATGACAATGCCCCCCCCCCGCTACGAACGAGAGGCACCACGACATGAGCGCGATTGGCTTTTGGGTGGGGTGGACGCGTGGCTGGCCTCTTTCTGAGGCCTTCATCATCCCATCCCAATGATGCCTGAAGACACGGGCGACGCCCTTTATGTTTGTCCACGCAATCTCGCAATCAGCAAAATCGTTGGAGTGCCCTGAAGCCGCGCGCTTGTCCCATATCAGCCACCGGCTGGAAGCCGGCAACTTATCTGCGAAGTGGTTTCCACCCCATAAGATGAACTCGTCAGCAACAGACAAAAGGTGGGATGGATCGAATGGCGCATCATCTCCTTCGATTGCAACCTTCGCGAACTTTGTCGCGTATCGCCCGGAACCGATGCCGGTGTTGTCGTTACCCCCATGAACAAAGGCGATGCCATACGGCGGATCACTCAAAACCGCCGTAACGTTTCCAATCAAGGGTATGATTTCTCGGCTGTCCCCGAGATATAGTGTGCAATCCCCGATCACCTCTTTGCGCTTCCATGGCGTCATATCGCGCCACCTCCGAGGCTTCGCCGCTCAACAGGTCGCCCTTCCGCCGCCGCCCTGTCGATCCCGAATTGCATACCCCTGGATATGCCTCGATCGATGTAGACTACGGTGGCGTCGGCGACGCGGCCCCAAGCGAGGCCGGCGTTGATTCCCCAAACGCGCTCGTCGGGAATAAGATCGTTTAGAATCCCGGGCTGGGTATAGAGCAGGTGTGACGCGATTGGCGCCTCACCACGAGATAGGCTGTCGCGCACACAGGCGCGCGCATAGGCTTCATTCGCCTGCACGTCGCCGGCATAGGGGCTTTCTAGAATAACCAACCTCATCTCACACTTCCCCCTGGGCGGCGCGCGCCGCTTCCCTCATTGCGCCGGCCGCCATGTGCACGGGCATGACGACCGTCGGCGGAAAACCGCCGTCGGCAAGTCGTGTTGCGTTGGAAAAGGCGAGCAAGGCGTCGAGGTACTCGATGCCAGGGCCAAAGCCGTGCCGCTGCAGGATGGCGCGGATCGTCGACTGCTCGCGGTGGATGATGCCGAGCGGGCAGCGCTGCAGCCAAGACGCCCAGTCGGACGGCCCGGCACCCAGCGACCCTTCGATGATCGGCAGCACATCGCTCATCGGATCACCACCGCCCAGACCAGCCAGGAAGAGAGCGAGGCGATCAACGCCAGCGACAAGATCAGCAGATTGAAAAGATAGTTGACCGTTCTGCCATATCCCGGAACGTCGGCCACCTTCACCAGCGCCAATGCGAAGCCGAAGGCGACGACAGTCACGCCGAGCGGCAGAACCCAGTTGCCCAGTTCGACGGTCATGCCGCACCTCTTGTTTCACGGTGAACACTTGCTGTAACAGCTTGATTTCGCTTATCGAGGAAGGTCAGGTAGGCCGTCGGATCGCGCTTCATTGCCGCGCAGAGCGCCAGCATGCTCGCCGCCGAAAGCACGCTTTCTCTGCAGGCCCGCGAGATCATCGCCGGGTTGAGCCCGGCATAGATCTGCGGCGCGCTCCGCGTCGTCAGGCGATTGTCGGCAAGCCACTGGCGAACATCGCGGGCAAGGCGGGCACGGTCGATCTCAGGCTGCATCGCCGCCCTCCTGTCTGCCGTCGTCCGTCAGGCGAATGCCGAGGCTCGCGGGGTCGATCCAGAGTGCCGCCCAAATCTTCGCCCGCGCCACGCCTGCCTTCAGCCGGCCGTCGCAGGCAAGCTCGAACTCGTCACGCGTCAGCCGCGAGCGCTTGCGCAGATCGGCAAGCGCCGCCTTCTCGCCGTTGCGCGGCAGCGACGGGAAGTCGAGCCGCACCATCATTGCAACGCGCATGGCGAGAAACGTCTTGAGCATGGCCGGGGAGAAATCAGGCGTCATGAAGCACCGCCTTCCGTTTGCGCGCGTCGCGAGCAGCCTTGTCGGCAATAAGCTCGGCGTAGCGCCCATGG is a window of Rhizobium sp. N324 DNA encoding:
- a CDS encoding DNA methyltransferase, with product MDPYMGSGSTGVACAQLGRHFVGMEIDEGYFEIACDRIRDAYRQSDIFGCIRPEIQEALPLHQTSLFGDGEP
- a CDS encoding DUF7768 domain-containing protein, with the protein product MRLVILESPYAGDVQANEAYARACVRDSLSRGEAPIASHLLYTQPGILNDLIPDERVWGINAGLAWGRVADATVVYIDRGISRGMQFGIDRAAAEGRPVERRSLGGGAI